A window of Halomonas sp. GFAJ-1 contains these coding sequences:
- a CDS encoding molybdate ABC transporter substrate-binding protein produces MRTLLLAFFMLFSTPALAGAQPPIIAAASDLQFALTEAAERFKAQTGAGVRLNFGSSGNFRRQIAQGAPFELYLSADEAYVFALHQEGHTLDEGTIYAIGRLAWLQRSQRGDLPDEAAPLAGVEQAIAASANGTRERIALANPEHAPYGVAAQQALSYASLWEPVAPLRVLGENVSQAAQFALADDARGGLVAYSLALAPALAQRSEYVLIPEEWHAPLRQRMVLTRQAGDVAKAFYAWLQEDEALAILKQYGFSTE; encoded by the coding sequence ATGCGCACGCTCCTGCTGGCGTTTTTTATGCTCTTTAGCACACCGGCATTGGCCGGTGCGCAGCCGCCGATAATCGCAGCGGCATCTGATCTACAGTTTGCGCTCACCGAAGCAGCGGAGCGGTTTAAGGCGCAGACCGGGGCAGGCGTAAGGCTCAACTTTGGCTCCTCGGGTAACTTTCGTCGTCAAATCGCCCAAGGGGCTCCCTTTGAGCTCTATCTTTCTGCTGATGAAGCCTATGTCTTTGCGCTTCATCAGGAAGGACATACCCTGGATGAGGGCACTATTTACGCCATTGGCCGGCTAGCATGGCTACAGCGTTCACAGCGTGGAGATTTGCCTGATGAAGCTGCCCCGTTAGCAGGCGTCGAGCAAGCCATAGCCGCCAGTGCTAACGGCACGCGCGAGCGCATCGCTTTGGCAAATCCTGAGCATGCGCCTTACGGCGTTGCCGCCCAGCAGGCGCTGAGCTATGCCTCGTTATGGGAGCCGGTCGCGCCGCTTCGGGTGCTAGGAGAGAATGTCTCCCAAGCGGCTCAGTTTGCGCTGGCAGATGATGCCCGCGGTGGCTTGGTGGCTTATTCGCTGGCGTTAGCCCCAGCCCTTGCCCAGCGCAGTGAGTACGTACTGATCCCTGAGGAGTGGCATGCACCGCTGCGCCAGCGCATGGTACTCACCCGCCAAGCGGGTGACGTGGCGAAAGCCTTTTATGCCTGGCTTCAGGAAGACGAAGCGCTGGCGATTCTCAAGCAGTATGGCTTTAGTACCGAGTAA
- a CDS encoding molybdenum ABC transporter permease subunit: MDWSALSVSLRLAALTCLFLLPVGIWAGRALATARFRGKGLCEALIALPLVLPPTVLGFYLLQQFGRDAPLGSVWATLTGGGLNFTFSGILLASLIANLPFAIQPIQRAFEHVPANLREAAWCSGLSPWQTLWRIELPLVWPGILSAAALTFAHTLGEFGVILMVGGAIDGETRTLAIAIYDRVQAFDEQGAARMSALLLFVSLTTLGLVYGLAGKRRWARG; the protein is encoded by the coding sequence ATGGATTGGTCGGCACTGTCTGTTTCACTCCGTTTGGCCGCCTTAACGTGCCTGTTTTTACTTCCCGTCGGAATATGGGCAGGTCGCGCCCTGGCAACGGCTAGGTTTCGTGGCAAAGGGCTATGCGAAGCCCTTATTGCGCTGCCGCTGGTGCTGCCACCCACGGTGCTGGGGTTCTATTTACTGCAGCAGTTTGGCCGTGACGCGCCATTAGGCAGCGTATGGGCAACGCTTACCGGGGGCGGATTAAACTTCACCTTTAGCGGCATCTTGCTAGCGTCGCTCATTGCTAATCTTCCCTTCGCCATTCAGCCTATTCAACGAGCCTTTGAACACGTGCCCGCTAATCTGCGCGAAGCTGCTTGGTGTAGCGGCCTTAGCCCATGGCAAACCCTCTGGCGTATTGAGCTGCCGCTAGTGTGGCCAGGTATTCTCTCCGCCGCTGCCTTAACCTTTGCCCACACGCTGGGTGAGTTCGGCGTCATTTTGATGGTCGGGGGCGCCATTGATGGTGAAACCCGCACCTTAGCCATTGCTATCTACGACCGTGTGCAGGCATTTGACGAGCAGGGCGCGGCGCGTATGTCGGCGCTGTTATTGTTCGTGTCCCTCACCACCTTGGGCTTGGTGTATGGCCTTGCAGGCAAGCGTAGGTGGGCGCGTGGCTAA
- a CDS encoding ABC transporter, with protein sequence MALQASVGGRVAKLTVTAQQSGPIPLNATFSCGPGELLALVGPSGSGKTTLLRTIAGLYQPKQGQVTCAGRTWFSTSERVGGKRISLPPQQRQIGMVFQDYALFPHLSALDNVQLALGHLPQPRRYAHATQWLSKVRLEGLEARFPNELSGGQRQRVALARALAREPQALLLDEPFSAVDQVTRRRLQRELALLRQQIPIPIVLVTHDLEEAAALADQICVLHNGTSLQQGEPETLFRRPASPLVARLLDRHNIFEGEVVDWHGQRRLKWGEWLLEVGEELQSLAVGRRVAWYLPPSDIVLHRRGRPSHGERENPVAATVCEMVVLGGITSIALRVSNGDMLRFDIATHAARRNQLTLEEHVHVSLLAEGIHLMPEHRPHVAPHNKRNLL encoded by the coding sequence ATGGCCTTGCAGGCAAGCGTAGGTGGGCGCGTGGCTAAACTAACGGTAACTGCCCAACAAAGCGGCCCAATACCGCTCAATGCGACGTTTAGCTGCGGACCCGGGGAGCTGCTGGCGCTGGTAGGGCCCTCTGGCAGCGGTAAAACCACGCTGCTGCGCACCATTGCTGGGCTTTATCAGCCTAAACAAGGTCAGGTGACTTGCGCCGGGCGTACATGGTTTTCAACATCTGAGCGGGTAGGCGGCAAGCGGATTTCGCTGCCTCCCCAGCAGCGTCAGATCGGCATGGTATTTCAAGATTACGCGCTGTTCCCTCATTTAAGTGCGCTGGATAATGTTCAACTCGCCCTTGGCCACCTGCCCCAGCCCCGGCGCTATGCTCATGCAACACAGTGGTTGAGCAAGGTGCGTTTAGAGGGGTTGGAGGCACGCTTTCCCAATGAACTTTCCGGCGGCCAGCGTCAGCGAGTGGCGCTGGCCCGGGCGCTTGCCCGGGAGCCGCAGGCATTGCTGCTGGATGAGCCTTTTTCGGCCGTAGATCAGGTCACGCGGCGCCGCCTGCAGCGGGAGCTGGCGCTGCTGCGCCAGCAAATACCCATTCCCATTGTGCTGGTGACGCACGATTTAGAAGAAGCCGCGGCGCTAGCAGACCAAATCTGCGTGCTGCACAACGGCACAAGCTTACAGCAGGGCGAGCCTGAAACGCTTTTCCGACGGCCAGCCTCCCCGCTAGTGGCGCGTTTGCTTGATCGTCATAATATCTTTGAGGGAGAGGTCGTGGACTGGCATGGTCAGCGCCGTCTCAAGTGGGGAGAATGGCTGCTGGAAGTAGGCGAAGAGCTCCAGTCGCTTGCCGTGGGCAGGCGTGTTGCCTGGTACCTGCCGCCATCGGATATCGTGCTGCACCGGCGGGGACGGCCATCCCATGGAGAGCGTGAAAATCCCGTTGCGGCTACGGTGTGTGAAATGGTGGTGCTTGGCGGTATAACGTCGATAGCGTTAAGAGTTTCAAACGGCGATATGCTACGTTTCGACATCGCGACGCATGCAGCCAGGCGTAACCAGCTAACCCTGGAAGAGCACGTGCATGTGTCACTCCTGGCGGAAGGGATACACCTTATGCCGGAACATCGTCCACACGTGGCGCCGCACAACAAAAGGAACCTGTTATGA
- a CDS encoding multidrug DMT transporter permease yields the protein MPLRDLLLSLLVIAIWALNIIVIKVGVAELPPLLMTTLRFMLVAALLVPFYPVARVQLPFLLLLSVTFGTFHFALLFIGLGQAEAGTGALLVQMGTPFATLLAVVFLKEKLGPKRIAGLLLSFSGIVVLAGGPTLPTPLPLAILLLSAFGWAVSQLLIKRGPPIAPLALAGWVALFAIPQVALGSWLFESNQWQAMQQASWLGWGAMIYTAVMSSIVAYGIWYGLLRRHPVNRVVPMTLLIPVLAVGLGSLLMGDSLGFHKLAGGGLVVAGIALIVLNIGKRHPAKVA from the coding sequence GTGCCACTACGCGACCTGTTGCTCAGCCTGTTGGTTATCGCTATTTGGGCGCTGAATATTATTGTCATTAAGGTGGGGGTGGCAGAACTTCCGCCACTATTAATGACCACATTGCGCTTTATGTTGGTCGCTGCGCTGCTGGTGCCCTTCTACCCCGTTGCCCGAGTTCAGCTGCCTTTTTTACTGCTCCTTTCGGTGACGTTTGGCACGTTTCACTTTGCGCTTTTGTTTATTGGCCTGGGGCAGGCAGAAGCGGGCACCGGGGCGCTGCTGGTACAGATGGGCACTCCCTTTGCCACGCTGTTAGCCGTGGTATTTCTTAAAGAGAAGCTGGGCCCAAAACGTATCGCGGGGCTGCTGCTCTCGTTTTCGGGGATCGTCGTGTTAGCGGGTGGACCCACGTTACCCACGCCCCTCCCCTTGGCCATTCTACTGTTAAGTGCTTTTGGCTGGGCGGTATCGCAACTGTTGATCAAACGCGGGCCACCCATCGCACCGCTTGCATTGGCAGGCTGGGTGGCGCTGTTTGCAATACCCCAGGTAGCACTAGGGTCGTGGCTATTTGAAAGCAACCAGTGGCAGGCGATGCAGCAGGCAAGTTGGTTAGGCTGGGGAGCAATGATTTACACCGCCGTGATGTCGTCTATTGTGGCCTACGGGATTTGGTATGGGCTGCTGCGGCGTCATCCGGTTAATCGCGTGGTGCCGATGACACTGCTTATCCCCGTACTCGCAGTTGGCCTGGGTTCGCTACTCATGGGCGATAGCTTAGGGTTTCACAAACTTGCTGGCGGCGGTTTAGTGGTTGCCGGCATCGCGCTCATCGTGTTGAACATCGGTAAGCGCCACCCGGCCAAGGTGGCATAA
- a CDS encoding C4-dicarboxylate ABC transporter, with protein sequence MTLTRSMARFTAGLAGVALLSASLSVHARELSVSTVLSDAFPWGQAAEKWAELVEERSGGDLTLRVYPNSQLVSGDQTREFSAMRSGLIDAAVGSTINWSPQVPELNLFSLPFFIPDETAVDAVTGGEAGEMVFEAIESRGVMPLAWGENGFRQVSNSRGPISQPEDLNGLKIRVVGSPLFQDTFSALGADPTQMSWTDAQPALTTGAVDGQENPLSVFDVARIDQVGQEHLTLWNYMNDPLIFAVNQQVWRSLSEEHQTLLRETAEEAGAWEIAMTREEESERLAAIQERGVTVTELTDEQYQAFVDATQSVYEKWAPRIGEELVEAAQSAIDAR encoded by the coding sequence ATGACGCTGACACGTTCTATGGCTCGCTTCACCGCTGGCTTGGCCGGTGTGGCACTGCTTTCTGCTTCACTTTCTGTCCACGCTCGTGAACTCTCGGTTTCCACGGTTTTGTCTGACGCCTTTCCTTGGGGGCAGGCCGCTGAAAAGTGGGCCGAGCTGGTTGAGGAGCGTAGCGGTGGTGACCTAACCCTACGGGTCTACCCGAACTCTCAGCTGGTATCGGGGGATCAAACCCGCGAGTTTTCCGCCATGCGCTCGGGGTTGATTGATGCGGCGGTGGGGTCAACCATCAACTGGTCCCCCCAGGTGCCTGAACTCAACCTGTTCTCTTTACCGTTCTTTATCCCCGATGAGACCGCCGTCGATGCAGTTACTGGCGGTGAGGCGGGGGAGATGGTCTTTGAAGCGATTGAGTCTCGCGGTGTGATGCCGCTTGCATGGGGCGAAAATGGTTTCCGCCAGGTTTCTAACTCCCGTGGGCCGATTAGCCAGCCAGAAGATCTAAACGGCTTGAAAATTCGTGTTGTCGGCTCGCCACTGTTCCAAGATACGTTCTCAGCACTGGGTGCAGACCCCACGCAAATGAGTTGGACGGATGCCCAGCCCGCGCTGACCACGGGCGCGGTTGATGGCCAGGAAAACCCGCTTTCCGTGTTTGACGTGGCGCGTATTGACCAAGTAGGCCAGGAGCACTTAACGCTCTGGAACTACATGAATGACCCGCTGATTTTTGCCGTCAACCAGCAGGTATGGCGTTCACTGAGCGAAGAGCATCAGACGTTACTGCGTGAAACCGCTGAAGAAGCGGGCGCATGGGAAATCGCCATGACCCGTGAGGAGGAGAGTGAGCGCTTGGCGGCTATTCAGGAGCGCGGCGTCACGGTAACGGAGCTAACCGACGAGCAGTATCAAGCCTTTGTGGATGCGACCCAGTCCGTTTATGAAAAATGGGCGCCGCGCATCGGCGAAGAGCTGGTAGAGGCCGCTCAATCGGCCATCGACGCACGTTAA
- a CDS encoding C4-dicarboxylate ABC transporter permease, translated as MKGFPDARPERWLGALSLIVISLISLGNVVTRYLTGGSFSFTEEFSVFLLVVLTFAGASVALRRNRHIRIGFLERALPGRWRSALILFQAVCGLIVLGLITWYGGKLAWQEYQWESLSPGLGLPQWWYLLWLPVLSAAMLWRLVQQTRDRLEGRLNSDA; from the coding sequence ATGAAAGGCTTTCCCGATGCGCGGCCCGAGCGCTGGCTTGGTGCGCTTTCTCTTATTGTTATCTCATTGATTAGCCTGGGTAATGTGGTAACTCGGTACCTAACAGGCGGCTCGTTTTCGTTTACCGAAGAGTTTTCCGTTTTCCTACTAGTCGTGCTGACGTTTGCAGGCGCATCGGTGGCGCTAAGGCGCAACCGGCATATCCGTATTGGCTTTCTAGAACGGGCGCTGCCTGGGCGGTGGCGTAGTGCCTTGATTCTGTTTCAAGCCGTGTGTGGGCTGATCGTGTTGGGGTTGATTACCTGGTATGGCGGCAAGCTAGCATGGCAAGAGTACCAGTGGGAGTCGCTTTCACCGGGGTTAGGGCTGCCCCAGTGGTGGTATCTACTTTGGCTGCCGGTATTGTCAGCTGCCATGCTATGGCGCTTGGTTCAGCAAACCCGCGACAGGCTAGAAGGGAGGCTGAACAGTGACGCCTGA
- a CDS encoding C4-dicarboxylate ABC transporter, with translation MTPDIWMILAFAGLLIAGVPVAFSLALSGAVGILAGLSPDMLATLGTNTYNSIAKYPLIAIPLFILTGLIFERSGVALRLVRFAQALIGPRHGGLALVAVLVCMIMGGMSGSGPADAAAVAMVMLPSMTKAGYPKPFSATLIAASASTAILIPPSVALILYSIVVPGVDLRALFAAGLFPGILAGMALLVPAMIVSKRYGWEGGTPVEGAELLSVRTTFKQALPALFAPVLILGGLRSGLFTPTEAAVVAVAYGTLVGLFLTKELSLRDLWELLGEAAIISGVVMLIISLAGIFAWAGTMLGTFRHLAEWIISLTDNGVLLLILVMLAVLVAGMLLDAISIYLIMMPILIPVMQHFEWNPVWFGILLAMNIAIGQFTPPVAVNLMVTTEVAKIRLEHTVGWALLFVVAMGCALALVAIFPSIALWLPTVLGYNV, from the coding sequence GTGACGCCTGATATCTGGATGATACTTGCCTTCGCAGGGCTGCTCATTGCCGGTGTGCCGGTGGCCTTTTCGTTAGCGCTTTCTGGTGCGGTGGGCATCTTGGCGGGGCTTTCCCCCGACATGCTGGCAACGCTGGGTACCAACACGTATAACAGCATTGCGAAATATCCGCTGATTGCCATACCCCTGTTTATCCTGACCGGGCTGATTTTTGAACGCTCGGGCGTTGCGTTGCGGCTAGTGCGCTTTGCCCAGGCGTTGATTGGCCCGCGCCATGGTGGCTTGGCGCTGGTGGCGGTGCTGGTGTGTATGATTATGGGCGGCATGAGTGGCTCCGGCCCTGCGGACGCGGCGGCAGTGGCCATGGTCATGTTGCCAAGCATGACCAAAGCGGGCTACCCGAAGCCATTTTCGGCAACGCTTATCGCTGCCTCAGCATCCACGGCGATTTTAATTCCCCCGTCGGTGGCGCTGATTCTTTACTCTATTGTGGTGCCTGGGGTGGATCTTCGCGCACTGTTCGCAGCTGGCCTCTTTCCCGGTATTTTGGCGGGGATGGCGCTATTGGTGCCAGCAATGATCGTTTCCAAACGCTACGGTTGGGAGGGCGGCACGCCGGTGGAGGGGGCTGAGTTACTCAGCGTACGCACGACGTTTAAGCAAGCGTTGCCTGCACTCTTTGCTCCGGTGCTGATTTTGGGTGGTCTCCGCTCTGGCCTATTCACGCCTACTGAAGCCGCAGTGGTGGCAGTTGCCTATGGCACGCTGGTGGGGCTTTTTCTCACCAAAGAACTTTCGCTGCGCGATTTGTGGGAGTTACTTGGGGAAGCGGCGATTATCTCAGGTGTGGTGATGCTGATTATCTCCCTAGCGGGTATTTTTGCCTGGGCGGGGACAATGCTGGGCACCTTCCGTCATTTAGCCGAGTGGATTATCAGCCTAACCGATAATGGTGTTCTGCTATTGATACTGGTGATGCTAGCGGTACTGGTGGCCGGTATGCTGCTGGATGCTATTTCCATCTATCTGATTATGATGCCGATCCTAATTCCTGTTATGCAGCACTTTGAATGGAATCCGGTTTGGTTCGGGATTTTATTAGCGATGAACATTGCTATCGGTCAGTTTACGCCACCCGTCGCCGTCAACCTTATGGTTACCACTGAGGTGGCAAAAATACGCTTAGAACATACTGTGGGCTGGGCGCTGCTGTTTGTGGTGGCCATGGGGTGCGCGTTGGCGTTGGTCGCTATTTTTCCTAGCATCGCGCTGTGGTTGCCGACGGTACTGGGTTACAACGTCTGA
- a CDS encoding C4-dicarboxylate ABC transporter substrate-binding protein — protein MKRHVFSTAAFSGALIAAASFASPAVAQDRYITIGTGGQTGVYYVVGQSVCRMVNRGSDEHNIRCNAPSTGGSVANVNGMKTGELDMGVVQSDVQYRAYHGEANFEEDGAWEEMRSVFTMHGEPLTVVARANSGIENISDFPGKRVNIGNPGSGQRNTMDVVMNAFGWDESTFALASQLDAAEQAAALSDNNIDAMVYVVGHPNGSIQEATTTIDARIVSVTGDEIDSLIEEYPYYTRSVIPGGVYRGNDEDVETFGVAATFVSSTDVDEDVIYETVKAVFENFDRFKRLHPAFENLNEEDMIADGLTAPLHDGAERYYRERGWIE, from the coding sequence ATGAAACGCCATGTATTTTCTACCGCTGCCTTTTCAGGCGCGCTGATTGCAGCGGCAAGCTTTGCTTCACCGGCAGTAGCTCAAGATCGTTACATTACCATCGGTACCGGTGGTCAAACCGGCGTTTACTATGTGGTTGGCCAGTCGGTCTGTCGTATGGTTAACCGCGGAAGTGACGAGCACAACATTCGTTGTAACGCACCGTCTACCGGTGGCTCTGTTGCCAACGTTAACGGTATGAAAACTGGCGAGCTGGATATGGGCGTCGTTCAGTCTGACGTTCAGTACCGCGCTTATCACGGCGAAGCCAACTTCGAAGAAGATGGCGCCTGGGAAGAGATGCGCTCTGTGTTCACCATGCATGGTGAACCGTTAACCGTTGTTGCTCGTGCTAACTCCGGTATTGAAAATATCAGCGACTTCCCAGGCAAGCGCGTCAACATCGGCAACCCTGGTTCTGGCCAGCGCAACACCATGGATGTGGTCATGAATGCGTTCGGTTGGGATGAAAGCACCTTCGCGCTGGCATCTCAGTTAGATGCCGCTGAACAGGCTGCCGCGCTTTCAGACAACAATATCGATGCCATGGTGTACGTGGTAGGTCACCCCAACGGTTCCATTCAGGAAGCGACCACTACTATTGATGCGCGCATCGTGTCGGTGACCGGTGACGAAATCGATTCCCTGATCGAAGAGTATCCCTACTACACCCGTTCTGTTATCCCGGGCGGTGTGTACCGTGGTAACGATGAAGATGTCGAGACCTTCGGCGTAGCAGCAACCTTTGTCTCTTCTACAGACGTTGATGAAGACGTTATTTACGAAACCGTTAAAGCGGTTTTCGAAAACTTCGACCGTTTCAAGCGCCTGCATCCAGCGTTTGAAAACCTGAACGAAGAAGACATGATTGCTGACGGCTTAACTGCTCCGCTACACGACGGCGCAGAGCGTTACTACCGTGAGCGTGGCTGGATCGAGTAA
- a CDS encoding C4-dicarboxylate ABC transporter: protein MRDDKHPSAAADNDLEDMVSSSDTGARKPLGVPGKLLVCIAASWSLFQLWIASPLPFVFNFGVFNSTEARSIHLAFALFLAFMAYPALKRSPRDRIPLQDWVFAAVATFCGAYLFLFYSDLAQRPGRPITQDVVVGVIGIVLLLEAARRALGPPLMVVAGIFIAYSLFGPHMPGILAHRGVSLHGLINHQWLGTQGVFGIAVGVSTSFVFLFVLFGALLDKAGAGNYFIKVAFSMLGHFKGGPAKAAVVASGMTGLISGSSIANTVTTGTFTIPMMKRVGFSAEKAGAVEVSSSVNGQIMPPVMGAAAFLMVEYVGISYVEVIKHAFLPALISYIALIYIVHLEALKANMSGLPSSNPVRPLLNKVIGFLTGLILLMALSFGVYYGLGWLKPLLGDATFWVVSVGLAAAYIGLLKVGSSYPELELDDPNSQVVTLPQTRPTVMVGLHYILPVVVLVWCLMVERLSPGLSAFWATVFMIFIMVTQRPIIALFRGHSKLAADVKEGFIDLWDGLVAGARNMIGIGIATATAGIVVGAVSQTGVGLVLADVVEILSGGNLMMILLLTALLSLILGMGLPTTANYIVVSALMAPVIVMLGQQNGLIVPLIAVHLFVFYFGIMADVTPPVGLASFAAAAVSGGDPLRTGFQAFYYSLRTAALPFLFIFNTDLLLIDVSFLQGIVIFIIATIAMLIFAAGTQGYMVVRSRWYESLLLLLVAFTLFRPGFWMDKIHDPYESVPPSQFVEALGQVEDGSNLRIQIAGEDDFGDPMTTYLLVPVPRGDTGEERMEQLGIELWIEGEQATIDFVQFGSLAQDIGFDFDQEIIEVLAPVDRWAKEWMWIPGFAVFALVVLLQRRRRKNERSEKSAAAA, encoded by the coding sequence ATGCGTGATGACAAACACCCTTCGGCAGCCGCTGATAATGACCTTGAGGATATGGTCTCATCCAGCGACACAGGGGCACGGAAACCCCTGGGAGTACCCGGTAAGCTGCTTGTCTGTATTGCAGCATCGTGGTCGCTGTTTCAGCTATGGATTGCATCGCCACTCCCCTTTGTTTTTAATTTTGGCGTTTTTAATTCCACGGAAGCTCGCTCAATCCATTTGGCGTTTGCGCTTTTTTTGGCCTTCATGGCCTACCCTGCGCTAAAACGGTCACCTAGGGACCGTATTCCGCTGCAAGACTGGGTATTCGCAGCGGTGGCCACTTTCTGTGGCGCTTATCTTTTCTTATTTTATTCTGACCTTGCCCAGCGACCGGGGCGCCCCATTACTCAAGATGTAGTGGTGGGGGTTATTGGTATTGTGCTGTTGCTGGAGGCGGCGCGACGAGCGCTTGGGCCACCGTTGATGGTGGTTGCCGGTATTTTTATTGCTTACTCGTTGTTTGGCCCCCACATGCCGGGCATATTGGCTCACCGTGGCGTTAGCCTTCATGGGTTAATTAACCACCAGTGGTTAGGCACTCAAGGTGTTTTTGGTATTGCTGTTGGTGTTTCCACCAGCTTTGTTTTCCTGTTTGTTCTCTTCGGTGCGCTGCTAGATAAGGCGGGGGCGGGTAACTATTTCATTAAAGTGGCCTTCTCTATGCTTGGGCACTTTAAGGGTGGCCCGGCGAAAGCCGCCGTGGTGGCATCAGGTATGACCGGCTTGATCTCGGGGTCGTCGATCGCCAATACGGTGACAACGGGTACCTTTACGATTCCGATGATGAAGCGAGTCGGCTTTAGTGCTGAAAAGGCGGGGGCTGTTGAGGTCTCCTCGTCAGTGAATGGTCAGATTATGCCGCCGGTTATGGGGGCCGCTGCATTTTTAATGGTCGAGTATGTCGGCATTTCCTATGTTGAAGTGATTAAGCACGCTTTTTTGCCTGCGCTTATTTCCTATATTGCCTTGATTTACATTGTTCACCTTGAAGCACTCAAAGCGAACATGTCGGGTCTGCCGTCTAGCAACCCCGTTCGTCCGCTGCTAAATAAAGTGATTGGCTTTTTAACCGGCCTGATTCTGCTGATGGCGCTCTCGTTTGGTGTCTATTATGGGCTTGGTTGGCTAAAACCCCTGTTGGGAGATGCGACTTTCTGGGTGGTCTCTGTGGGTCTTGCGGCTGCTTACATTGGTTTGTTGAAGGTAGGTTCTTCTTATCCTGAGCTGGAACTAGACGACCCGAACTCACAGGTGGTCACGCTGCCTCAAACGCGACCCACTGTTATGGTCGGGCTGCACTACATTTTGCCGGTTGTCGTATTAGTATGGTGCTTGATGGTAGAGCGCCTTTCACCTGGGCTCTCTGCGTTTTGGGCAACGGTGTTCATGATCTTTATCATGGTCACCCAGCGCCCCATCATCGCTCTGTTCCGTGGTCACAGTAAGCTAGCGGCCGATGTAAAAGAGGGCTTCATTGACCTTTGGGATGGCTTAGTGGCTGGCGCGCGCAATATGATTGGCATCGGTATTGCGACCGCAACGGCGGGCATCGTAGTGGGTGCTGTATCGCAAACCGGCGTTGGGTTGGTATTGGCCGATGTGGTGGAAATCCTCTCCGGTGGTAACCTGATGATGATTCTGCTGCTAACCGCGCTGCTGAGTCTGATTCTAGGTATGGGTCTGCCTACCACGGCCAACTACATCGTTGTGTCGGCATTGATGGCGCCCGTCATCGTCATGCTAGGCCAGCAAAATGGCTTGATTGTGCCGCTTATTGCGGTTCACTTGTTCGTTTTCTATTTTGGCATCATGGCGGATGTAACGCCGCCGGTGGGGCTGGCCTCGTTTGCGGCTGCTGCTGTATCTGGGGGCGACCCACTGCGTACCGGCTTCCAGGCGTTCTACTACAGCCTGCGAACAGCCGCTTTGCCCTTCCTGTTTATTTTCAATACCGACCTGCTACTGATAGATGTGTCGTTCCTCCAGGGGATAGTCATATTTATTATTGCGACCATTGCCATGCTGATTTTTGCAGCGGGAACTCAAGGCTATATGGTGGTGCGTAGCCGCTGGTATGAGTCGCTGTTGCTGCTGTTGGTTGCCTTTACCCTGTTCCGCCCTGGGTTTTGGATGGACAAGATTCACGACCCCTATGAGTCGGTTCCGCCTTCTCAGTTTGTTGAGGCGCTAGGCCAGGTGGAAGATGGCAGTAACCTGCGCATACAAATTGCGGGTGAAGACGACTTCGGTGACCCCATGACCACCTACCTGCTTGTACCTGTACCTCGTGGTGATACGGGCGAGGAGCGCATGGAGCAGCTAGGCATAGAGCTATGGATAGAGGGTGAGCAAGCGACCATTGATTTTGTTCAGTTTGGCAGCTTGGCTCAGGATATCGGTTTTGACTTCGATCAGGAGATCATCGAAGTGCTCGCACCGGTAGACCGTTGGGCGAAGGAGTGGATGTGGATACCAGGCTTTGCCGTTTTTGCCTTGGTCGTTCTTCTTCAACGCCGTCGCCGTAAGAATGAGCGTTCAGAAAAGTCGGCTGCAGCAGCCTAA
- a CDS encoding universal stress protein UspA, producing the protein MYQKILLPVDLNEPASWQKALPTAITLCQTFGASLHLVTVLPEFKMPMVGAYFPKNFSQKAHEAIKEAQHTFIKENVPEDVKVQSVIVDGSPWEAIIKVGKKIDADLIVMASHNKRKFVDYVLGPNAEHVVHHSKISVMIVR; encoded by the coding sequence ATGTATCAAAAGATATTATTGCCGGTTGATCTGAATGAGCCAGCGTCATGGCAGAAGGCACTGCCTACCGCGATCACGCTTTGCCAGACCTTCGGTGCTTCGTTGCACTTAGTAACTGTGCTGCCAGAATTTAAGATGCCCATGGTGGGTGCTTATTTTCCTAAAAACTTCTCTCAAAAAGCCCACGAGGCTATTAAAGAAGCCCAGCACACGTTTATCAAAGAGAACGTACCTGAAGACGTTAAAGTGCAAAGCGTGATTGTCGATGGTTCTCCTTGGGAGGCCATTATTAAAGTGGGTAAAAAAATTGATGCCGACCTCATTGTGATGGCTTCGCATAACAAGCGGAAGTTTGTCGATTATGTACTTGGCCCTAACGCCGAGCACGTAGTACACCACTCTAAGATATCGGTAATGATCGTACGCTAA
- a CDS encoding thiosulfate oxidation carrier complex protein SoxZ encodes MSNPRVSVNQQVAAGDALEVRTLINHPMETGLREGSDGEPLPRHIIEHFTVRLGDEVAFEAQLYQSISANPYLRFHLTPQQSGKLIFEWQDDQGEKAQHTSELSVS; translated from the coding sequence CTGTCGAATCCTCGCGTCAGCGTTAACCAACAAGTCGCTGCAGGCGACGCCCTGGAAGTCCGCACGCTAATTAACCACCCAATGGAAACCGGGTTAAGGGAAGGCAGTGACGGTGAGCCTTTGCCACGTCACATAATTGAGCACTTTACCGTGCGCCTGGGAGATGAGGTCGCTTTCGAGGCTCAGCTTTATCAATCAATTTCGGCTAACCCCTATTTGCGTTTTCATTTGACGCCGCAACAGAGTGGAAAACTGATATTTGAGTGGCAAGATGACCAAGGTGAAAAGGCCCAGCACACCAGTGAGTTATCGGTCAGCTAA